A single genomic interval of Croceibacter atlanticus HTCC2559 harbors:
- a CDS encoding fasciclin domain-containing protein: protein MKISNVLSVAVLMAAMFVGTTSFAQDKMMKEETKMVGGAAMYPSKNIVENAVNSKDHTTLVAAVKAAGLVETLASEGPFTVFAPVNAAFDKLPEGTVETLLMEENKAQLQGVLTYHVVAGKVNASDLVKMIKKDGGKHTMKTVQGGTLTAMLDGAQVKVMDASGNAATVTIADVNQSNGVIHVIDTVLLPSTK, encoded by the coding sequence ATGAAAATTTCAAATGTATTAAGTGTAGCAGTACTAATGGCTGCAATGTTTGTAGGAACAACATCTTTTGCTCAAGACAAAATGATGAAAGAAGAAACTAAAATGGTTGGTGGTGCAGCAATGTACCCAAGCAAGAACATTGTAGAGAATGCTGTAAACTCTAAAGATCACACAACTTTAGTTGCTGCTGTAAAAGCTGCAGGTTTGGTTGAGACTTTAGCTAGTGAAGGTCCTTTTACAGTTTTTGCTCCAGTAAATGCAGCTTTTGACAAGTTACCAGAAGGAACTGTTGAAACTTTACTTATGGAAGAAAATAAAGCTCAATTACAAGGTGTTTTAACTTACCACGTTGTAGCTGGTAAAGTAAATGCTAGTGATTTAGTAAAAATGATTAAGAAAGATGGTGGAAAACATACAATGAAAACTGTACAAGGTGGTACTTTAACTGCAATGTTAGATGGTGCTCAAGTTAAAGTAATGGATGCTTCAGGAAATGCAGCAACTGTAACTATTGCAGATGTTAACCAAAGTAATGGTGTAATTCATGTAATAGACACTGTATTATTACCAAGCACAAAATAA